From one Lycium barbarum isolate Lr01 chromosome 6, ASM1917538v2, whole genome shotgun sequence genomic stretch:
- the LOC132600809 gene encoding V-type proton ATPase subunit a1-like yields MEYIENLPAMDLMRSEKMTFVQLIIPVESAHPAITYLGQLGLLQFRDLNADKSPFQRTFVNQVKRCAEMSRKLRFFKDQTQKAGLLPPARPASQPDIELEELEIQLAEHEHELIEMNANSEKLRQSYNELLEFKMVLQKASDFLVSNRSHTAAQETELHENVYSSDNYSDTASLLEQEMQPELSNQSGVRFISGIICKSKILQFERMLFRTTRGNMLFHQAVADEEILDPSSNEMVEKIVFVVFFSGEQARSKILKICEAFGANCYPVPEDMTKRRQITREVLSRLSELETTLDVGLRHRDKALTSIGFHLTKWINMVRREKAVYDTLNMLNFDVTKKCLVAEGWCPVFAKTKIQEALQRATMDSNSQVGIIFHVMDAVDSPPTYFRTNRFTNAYQEIVDAYGVAKYQEVNPAVYTIVTFPFLFAVMFGDWGHGICLLLGALVLISKESKLSSQKLGSFMEMLFGGRYVLLLMSIFSIYCGLIYNEFFSVPFHIFGASAYKCRDASCSDAQTVGLIKYSDPYPFGVDPSWRGSRSELPFLNSLKMKMSILLGIAQMNLGIILSYFNARFFNSSLDIKYQFVPQVIFLNSLFGYLSLLIVVKWCTGSQADLYHVMIYMFLSPFEALGDNQLFWGQSVLQVMLLLLALVAVPWMLFPKPFILKRLHTERFQGGTYGLLGTSEVDIYEEPDSARQHHHEEFNFSEVFVHQMIHSIEFVLGAVSNTASYLRLWALSLAHSELSTVFYEKVLLFAWGYDNLITRLIGLTVFAFATTSILLMMETLSAFLHALRLHWVEFQNKFYHGDGYKFKPFSFAALADDED; encoded by the exons ATGGAgtacatagaaaatttacctGCAATGGATCTGATGCGTTCAGAAAAGATGACATTTGTTCAGCTGATAATTCCTGTTGAGTCTGCTCATCCTGCTATTACTTACCTTGGCCAACTTGGCCTTCTTCAGTTCCGTGAT TTAAATGCTGATAAGAGTCCTTTCCAAAGAACATTTGTAAACCAG GTAAAAAGATGTGCAGAGATGTCAAGGAAACTACGATTTTTCAAAGATCAGACACAAAAAGCTGGGCTGCTGCCTCCTGCACGTCCAGCTTCACAACCTGATATTGAGCTTGAAGAACTGGAG ATACAACTTGCAGAGCATGAACACGAGTTGATTGAAATGAATGCTAATAGCGAGAAGCTAAGGCAATCATACAATGAGCTACTTGAGTTTAAGATGGTATTGCAGAAG GCTAGTGACTTCCTTGTCTCAAATAGAAGTCATACAGCAGCCCAGGAGACAGAATTACATGAAAACGTGTACTCCAGTGATAACTATTCAGATACTGCGTCATTACTTGAGCAG GAGATGCAACCAGAACTTTCAAATCAGTCTGGAGTAAGATTTATTAGTGGCATTATCTGCAAGTCCAAAATTCTACAATTTGAGAGAATGCTATTTCGTACAACAAGGGGGAATATGCTTTTCCACCAGGCAGTTGCTGATGAGGAAATCTTGGATCCTTCCTCAAATGAAATG GTTGAGAAAATAGTCTTCGTAGTATTCTTTTCAGGTGAGCAAGCGAGATCAAAAATACTGAAAATTTGTGAGGCGTTTGGTGCCAATTGCTATCCTGTTCCTGAAGATATGACCAAGAGGAGGCAAATAACTCGAGAA GTTCTGTCTCGGCTATCTGAATTAGAGACCACTCTGGATGTTGGATTACGTCATCGAGATAAAGCTTTGACGTCTATTGGATTTCACCTCACAAAATGGATAAACATG GTTAGAAGGGAAAAGGCTGTTTATGACACATTAAATATGCTTAATTTTGATGTCACAAAGAAGTGTCTAGTTGCAGAGGGCTGGTGTCCAGTATTTGCAAAGACTAAG ATACAAGAGGCTTTGCAACGTGCGACAATGGATAGCAACTCACAAGTGGGAATTATATTTCATGTGATGGATGCTGTAGACTCACCTCCAACATACTTCAGGACAAACCGTTTTACTAATGCATATCAAGAAATTGTAGATGCGTATGG TGTTGCTAAATACCAGGAGGTAAATCCTGCTGTTTACACCATTGTTACATTCCCTTTCCTTTTCGCGGTGATGTTTGGAGATTGGGGTCATGGAATTTGCTTGTTGTTGGGAGCATTAGTTCTTATTTCAAAGGAAAGCAAGCTTAGCTCTCAG AAACTGGGAAGCTTTATGGAGATGCTCTTTGGTGGTCGCTATGTGCTCCTGTTAATGTCAATATTTTCAATTTACTGTGGCTTGATATATAATGAATTCTTCTCTGTTCCATTTCACATATTTGGTGCCTCTGCATACAAATGCCGAGATGCTTCATGCAG TGATGCACAAACAGTTGGTTTAATAAAGTACAGTGATCCTTATCCTTTTGGTGTGGATCCAAGCTGGAGAGGTAGCCGTTCGGAGCTTCCTTTCTTGAACTCCCTCAAGATGAAGATGTCTATTTTGTTGGGTATCGCACAGATGAACCTCGGAATTATATTAAGTTACTTCAATGCACGTTTCTTCAACAGCTCACTTGATATTAA GTATCAGTTTGTGCCACAAGTTATCTTTCTCAACAGCCTTTTTGGATACCTGTCGCTCCTCATTGTTGTTAAATGGTGCACTGGATCTCAGGCAGATCTCTACCATGTTATGATTTATATGTTCCTAAGTCCTTTCGAGGCTCTTGGTGACAACCAGTTGTTTTGGGGCCAGAGTGTGCTTCAG GTAATGTTGCTGCTTTTAGCACTTGTTGCTGTTCCATGGATGCTCTTCCCGAAGCCTTTTATTTTGAAGAGACTTCACACTGAG AGATTTCAAGGCGGAACTTATGGCCTTCTTGGAACCTCCGAAGTGGATATTTACGAGGAACCGGATTCTGCTAGGCAACACCACCATGAGGAGTTTAATTTTAGTGAGGTTTTTGTGCATCAAATGATACATTCTATTGAGTTTGTTCTGGGTGCTGTCTCTAACACTGCGTCATACCTTCGGCTGTGGGCTTTGAG TTTGGCTCATTCTGAATTGTCTACTGTGTTCTACGAGAAAGTTCTCCTCTTTGCTTGGGG GTATGATAACCTGATCACACGGCTCATAGGGCTGACAGTTTTTGCCTTTGCAACAACCTCTATACTACTCATGATGGAGACTCTTAGTGCCTTCCTTCATGCATTGCGTCTCCATTGGGTGGAATTTCAAAATAAGTTCTACCACGGCGATGGCTACAAGTTCAAGCCATTTTCTTTTGCTGCATTAGCAGACGACGAGGATTAG